Within the Marinihelvus fidelis genome, the region TGACGCGAGGCGTGCTTGCGAGGGGCGGGGCGGTTGTGGTTTATTCGTGGGCCCTAAAAATACATCGCAGGATTCCGAATGCGATGGCCAGGTTGGAGAGCATTTGATGAGTGATACCGCACCGTTTGAGCCCAAAGCGATGAAGATCAGTGTCCTGACGGCCGCGTTCCAGGAGCTGACGCCGCGCGAGAAGCGTGATGCCGACCCGGATCTTGCGATCGAGGACTGGCTCGAGTTTTCCGCGGAAATCGGCTCGCCCTACATCCAGCTTTCCGCGGCGTTGCACCCCAGCGTCACCGACGTGCCGGCCGAGGCCATGCTGGACCCGGTGGCCAATCACCTGGACCTGCGCGAGCCGTTCAACCAGCAGCGTGCCGACCGCGTCATTGCCGCCATGAAGCAGACCGGCGTGGGCCTGTCTGATCTCGGCTATTTCGACAATATGCTGGTCGCCGATGACAGCGCTCGCCAGGCCAAGCACGATTTCATGCTGCGGATTTTCGACGCCGCGGTGCTGATGGGCACCGATGCCGTCTGCGGTTTTGTCGGCCGCAACTACGACCTGGAAATGGACGAGAACCTGGTCATGTTCGAAGAGGTCTTCGTGCCGTTGCTGAAAGAGGCGAAGGCGCGTGGGCTGACCTACCGTGTCGAGCAGTGCCCGATGCCGGGCTGGACCGTCAAGGACCGCTGGCACAACAACATCGCCTACGCGCCGGGGCCGTGGATCGCGCTGCACCGCATCTGCGAGAAGCACGGGGTGGGCGACCAGTTCCGCGTGCACTACGACCCGTCGCACTCCGTGCTGATGGGCCAGGACACACGCTCGATGTTCCAGTACCTGAAGGACGAGGGTTACGCCTTCCTGGTCGACGGTTTCCATGTGAAAGGCCAGGTGGTGGACTCGAAGGGCGTGTCCGCCTGGGGCTACGGCGGCCAGACCATGGAGCGCGGCGACTGGGTCAACGGCAAGCCTTCGGACAATCCGGCTGATCACCTGAACGCGTGGAAGAAGCAGGTCGCTTTGTGCGAGCACGAGCTGCCGGGCACCGCCCGCCACGACCCGCTGGCTTACCTGCAGAACCGCACCGTGGACTGGCTGGATCACCAGCTGGCCGCACGCGAGCTGCTGGACATTGATCCTGCCGAGATGTACCTGGTCGTGGAGCACGAATATCCGCCCGCGCGTATCCAGGACAAGGAGAAGCTGAAGCCGATACTGGCCGGTTCCATTGCCTTTACGAAGGCCATCGACGAGGCGGCCGCGGCCATGTACGCGCTGCAGAACGAGGTCATGCCGTCACTGGGTATACCGGTGCAGGGTGTCGGGCGCGAGGCCTACCGGTCGTAAAACAGTTACAAATAAAACGGTTGACATCGTTTTCCAGAACGGCGATAACACGACACATGATTAAGCGCACGCGCCAATTCGCAACGGACACGAGGGGCCACCTGGCCGCGCTCGGGCGTCTGCGCGGCGCGCACGCCACGCTCCTCCTGGTACTCGTACTTATTATTCCGACTACAGCCGGGGTTGGCGTTTACGCGTAAGCAAAACAAGCAAAGACATCAGAACCCCGCAACCGAAAGGACGCGGGGTTTTTACTTATATGGACCTGAAAAACCGGAACAAATGAAACCATCATGAGTGACGACAAAAAGAACAACGGTGCGCAGACCAGCGACATCATGAAGAGCGGCCCGGCCCGTGCGCCAGCGCGCTCCATGCTGCGCGCCACCGGCCTGGGCGACGACGACCTGGCGCGGCCGATGGTGGCCGTGGTCAACACCTGGAGCGAGGTCACGCCGTGCAACATCCACCTGCGCGCGCTGGCCACCCCGGTGAAGGAAGGCATCCGCGAGGCCGGCGGCACGCCCATCGAGTTCAACACCATCGTCGTTACCGACGGCATCACCATGGGTACGCCGGGCATGCGCGCGTCGCTGATGTCGCGCGAGACCATCTGTGATTCCATCGAGCTGGCCGTGGGTGGCCACTCGCTGGACGCGCTGGTGATCCTGGTGGGTTGCGACAAGACCCTGCCGGCCGCCGCCATGGCCGCCGCGCGACTGAACCTGCCCTGCGTCATTTTGTACGGCGGTTCCATCGGCAAGGGCCGCTACAAGGGCCGCGACCTGTCCATCCAGGACGTGTTCGAGGCCGTCGGCGCGCACGCGGCCGGCACCATCGACGACGAGGAACTGGACGGCATCGAGAAGGCGGCGCTGCCGGGCCCCGGCGCCTGCGGCGGCCAGTTCACCGCCAACTCCATGGCGCTGGCGCTGACCATGCTGGGCCTGTCGCCGCTGGGCCTGAACGATATTCCCGCCGTGCACCCGGGCAAGATCGGTGCCGCCCGCCAGGCCGGTCGCTGGGTGATGGACGCATTGGCCGCGGGCCGCACGCCGGACCAGCTGATCACTCGCGAGTCGCTGCGCAACGCCGCGGCGGCCACCTGCGCCACGGCCGGTTCCACCAATGCCGTACTGCACCTGCTGGCGGTCGCCGCCGAGATGGGCGTGGATTTCGAATTGAATGAGTGGGACGAAATCTCCGCCGCCACGCCGGTCATTGCCGACCTGAAGCCCGGTGGCAAGTACCTGGCCGTAGACATGTTCGAAGCCGGCGGCACCCCGGCCGTGGTCCGTCGCCTGCTGGCCGCGGGCAAGATCAGCGACACGCTGACTGTCACCGGCCGCACCCTGGGCGAGGAAGCCGCCGACCTGGCGGAGCCGGAATCCCAGGACGTCATTTATGACATCGAGCACGCGCTCAAGCCGCGCGGTGGTTTCGGCGTGCTGTTCGGCAACCTGGCACCGGAAGGCTGCGTGGTGAAACTCGCCGGCCACGGTATCCTGCATTTCGAAGGCCCGGCCAAGGTGTTTGATTCCGAGGAAGCCACATTCCAGGCCGTGCAGACCGGCCAGGTGGAAGCCGGCGACGTGGTCGTCATCCGTTACGAAGGCCCGAAAGGCGGCCCGGGCATGCGCGAGATGCTGGCGGTGACCGCCGCCATCGCCGGTCGTGGCCTGTCCGATTCCGTGGCGCTGATTACGGACGGACGATTCTCCGGCGCCACCCACGGTTTCATGGTCGGCCACGTGGCCCCGGAAGCCGCGATGGGCGGGCCGATCGCGCTGGTTCGCAACGGCGACCGCATCACCCTGGACGTGGAAAACCAGGAAATCCGCGTCGATGCCGACCTGGACGCACGCCGCGACGGCTTCGAGCCGTTGAAGAAGCCGGCACCCGCCGGCGTCTACGCCAAGTACGCCCGGCTGGTGGGCTCCGCGTCGAAAGGCGCCGTCACCGTGCCGCATGGCGAATAACCGATTAACCCTGAACACACTGAAAACGCATTTATTTAGAGAGGACTGAACGATGAAACTGTTTACCACCGAAGACGTAAAGCGCGACGCACTCGAAGGCCAGACCCTGGCGGTCCTGGGCTACGGCTCACAGGGTCGCGCCCACGCCAACAACCTGCGCGATTCCGGCTACAACGTGATTATCGGAGCGCGCCCGGGCGGCCCGACCGCGAAAGCCGCCGAAGCCGCCGGCTTCGAGGTCTTTGATTTCGCCGAGGCAACCGCGAAAGCCCAGCACATTTCCATGCTGGTGCCGGACATGGTGCAGCCGGCGGTGTTCGAGCAGATCAAGGACCACCTGCAGGATGGCGACACGCTGCTGTTCGCCCACGGCCTGAACGTGCACTTTGGCGCCATCGAGCCGCCGAAGAACATCGACGTCACTATGGTCGCGCCCAAGTCCCCGGGTGACCTGGTGCGTCGCCAGTACCAGGAAGGCCGTGGCGTGCCGTGCCTGCGCGCGGTCTACCAGGATGCCTCCGGCGAAGCTGCCGAGCGCGCGCTGAGCTACGCCCACGGCCTGGGCGGCACCCACGCCGGCGTGCTGGACACCACCTTTGCCGAGGAAACCGAGACCGACCTGTTTGGTGAGCAGGCCGTGCTGTGCGGCGGCACCGCCCAGCTGGTCATGCACGGCTTCGACACGCTGGTGGAAGCCGGCTACCAGCCGGAAGCGGCCTACTTCGAGTGCCTGCACGAGCTGAAGCTGATTGTCGACCTGCTGTACGAAGGCGGCCTGGACAAGATGTACGAGTTCATCTCCGACACCGCGGCCTACGGCGACCTGGTTTCCGGCCCGCGCATCATCGATGACAGCGTCAAGGCGCGCATGAAGGACGTACTGACCGACATCCAGGACGGCACCTTCGCCAAGGCATGGATGGACGAGTACGCGGCCGGCTCCAATGGCTACCAGGCCATGCTGACCAAGCGTCGCGCGCATCCGATCGAGTCCACTGGCAGCAAGCTGCGTGATCGCATGAGCTGGCTGGCGAAGAAGAACAAGGCCCAGGAAGCGGCCTGAACGAAAGCCTTAAGGAACGGGGAAAACCATGAGCCTGCTGGATAAACGCGAAGACACATCGGCCGAGCCGCTGACCGGTTCGCAGCTGATGATCGAGGCGCTGAAGCGCAACGGGGTGAAGGAGATTTTCGGCTACCCCGGCGGCGCCATCATGCCGCTGTACGACGCGCTGGTAGGCTCCGGCCTGAAGCACTACCTGACCCGCCACGAGCAGGGCGCGTCGCTGGCGGCGGATGCCTACGGCCGCGTCACGCGGCGGGCCGGGGTGTGCATGGCCACCTCCGGCCCCGGGGCGACCAACCTGGTCACCGGCATTGCCAATGCCTACATGGACTCGGTGCCGATGGTGGCGATAACCGGCCAGGTGGCCAGTTCGCTGATCGGCACCGATGCCTTCCAGGAGGTCGACATCTTCGGCATCACCCTGCCGGTGGTGAAGCACAGCTTTGTGGTCCGCGATGTCAGCGAGATCCCCGAGATCATGGACGAAGCCTTCCGCATCGCGGAAGGCGGCCGTCCCGGCCCCGTCCTGGTGGACTTCCCCAAGGACGTCTCCGTCGCCACCCACTCACCGTCACGCGTCACGCGTCACGCGTCACCCAAGCCCGCCCCGGTCGACGAAGCCGCCATCACCGCGGCCAACGAGCTGCTGGCCAAGGCCCGCCGCCCGCTGGTCATCGCCGGTGGCGGCATCGCCATTTCCGATGCCATCGACGCATTTCGTGATTTTGTCGAGCGTACCGGCCTGCCGGTCACCGCCACGCTGAAGTCGCTGGGCTCGCTGCCCACCGACCACGAGCGTTTCCTGGGCATGCTGGGCATGCACGGCAACGAGGCAGCCAACCACGCGGTGCAGAACTGCGACCTGCTGATGGTGATCGGCGGCCGTTTCGACGATCGCGTCACCGGCAAACTGACTCATTTCGCGCCCACGGCCCAGGTCATTCACATGGATATCGACCCGGCCGAGGTCTCGAAGCTGCGCAAGCCGGATGTCGCCATCGTCGGCGAACTGGCGCCGGCGCTGGAGAAGCTGGGTCCGGCTGAGCCGCCGCGCGCGTCCTGGATCAACCAGTGCGAGGCCTGGAAAAAGGAATTCGCCTGGCGTTACGACGCCCCCGGCGAGGGCATCTACGCGCCGAAACTGCTGCGCGACATGAGCCGCATGCGCGACGACCTGGTCGTCGCCTGTGACGTGGGCCAGCACCAGATGTGGGTGGCGCAGCATTGCCGTTTCAACGACCCGCTGCAGCACCTGACCTCCGGCGGCCTGGGCACGATGGGTTACGGCCTGCCGGCGGCCATGGGCGCCAAGGTGGCGAAGCCGGAGGCGAAGGTCGTGGCCGTCTGTGGCGACGGCTCTTTCATGATGAACGTGCAGGAACTGGCCACGCTGAACCGCTACGGCATCGACGTGCGCATCCTGCTGCTGAACAACGCCATGCTGGGCATGGTCCGGCAGTGGCAGGAGCTGTTCTTCGAAGGCAATTACAGCGAGGTCGACCTGTCCGACAACCCCGATTTCGCCCGCGTGGCGGAAGCCTTCGGCCTGATTTCGAAGGCCATCGACAAGCCGGCCGAGGTCGACGGCGGCCTGGAATGGTTGCTGGCCGACGACGGCCAGGGCCCGCGCCTGCTGCACGTGCGCATCGACCCGATGGAAAACGTCTGGCCGCTGGTGCCGCCGGGCCAGGCCAACCACAAGATGATGGGGAACCGTTGATCATGAGCACCGCTACCGCGACCCCCATTGCCGCCGCCGCGGCCACCGATATCCACCAGCTGGACCTGCGCCTGCGCGCGGTCGAGGGCGCCGTCGTGCGTGCCCTGGGCCTGATCGAGCGGCGCGGTTTTCGCCTGCTCGCCTGTGAAGTGGCCGATGCCTGTGAAGATGGCCAGGCCCGGTTCCAGGCCATGTCCGTCCGGGTGCGTTCCGACCGCCCGGCCGAGTTGCTGAAGCGGCAGCTCGAACGCCTGTATGACGTCCTGCAGGTGGAAATGAAACAACCCGGAGTAACACACCATGCCTGATATCAAGATTTTCGACACCAGCCTGCGCGATGGCGAGCAGAGCCCCGGGTTTTCCATGACCCACAACCAGAAGCTGCGCGTGGCCCGCGCGCTCGCGGACCTGAAGGTCGATATCATCGAGGCCGGTTTCCCGGCGGCGTCCCCCGGCGACTTCGCCGCGGTACAGGCCGTGGCCCGCGAGATCGAGGGCCCGACCATCGCCGCGCTGTGCCGTACCGTGCCGCGGGATATCGAGAAGGCCGGCGAGGCCCTGCTGCCGGCAAAGAACCGCCGCATCCACACCTTCATCGCCACCAGCCCCATCCACCGGCGCGACAAGCTGGGCATGGACAAGGCCGAGGTACTGAAAAACGCGGTGGCCGGCGTGGAACTGGCGCGCAGCTTCTGCGATGACGTCGAGTTCTCCGCCGAGGACGGCATCCGCACCGAGCGTGATTACCTGGCCGAGGTGCTGGCCGCGGTGATCGAGGCCGGCGCCACCACCGTCAATATTCCCGACACCGTGGGCTACTCCACGCCGCAGGAAATGACCGAGCTGTTCCGCTGGCTGAGCGAAACCGTGCCCGGCATCGGCGGCGTGACGATTTCCACGCATTGCCACAATGACCTGGGCCTGGCGGTCGCCAATTCGCTGGCGGCGGTCGAGGGCGGCGCACGGCAGATCGAGTGCACGCTGAACGGCGTGGGTGAGCGTGCGGGCAACTGCGCGCTGGAAGAAGTGGTGATGGCACTGCGCACGCGTTCCGACCGTTACGCCTGCCGCACGAATATCGACACCCGCAAGCTGCACATGGCCAGCCACCTGCTGGCGGCCGTGACCGGCAACTTCGTGCCGCGCAACAAGGCGATCGTCGGTGAGAACGCCTTCGCGCACGAGTCCGGCATCCACCAGCACGGCATGCTGGCCTCGCGCGAGACCTACGAGATCATGAAGCCCGAAGACGTCGGCGTGCTGTCTTCGCAGCTGATCCTGGGCAAGCACAGCGGCAAGCACGCGGTCATCGACCGCGCCCGCGCCATGGGTTACGAGCTGGCTGCCGGCGAGATCGACGGCATCATGGCGCAGTTCAAGGAACTGGCCGATGCCAAGAAGCGCGTTTACGACGCCGACCTGGAGGCCATCATCACCGGCAACCAGGCCGGTGGCGAACTGGGTCCGTGGTCGCTGCAGTGGCTGAGCGTGGTCAGCCGCGTCTCCGGCGAGGAAGAGCCCA harbors:
- a CDS encoding sugar phosphate isomerase/epimerase family protein, which encodes MSDTAPFEPKAMKISVLTAAFQELTPREKRDADPDLAIEDWLEFSAEIGSPYIQLSAALHPSVTDVPAEAMLDPVANHLDLREPFNQQRADRVIAAMKQTGVGLSDLGYFDNMLVADDSARQAKHDFMLRIFDAAVLMGTDAVCGFVGRNYDLEMDENLVMFEEVFVPLLKEAKARGLTYRVEQCPMPGWTVKDRWHNNIAYAPGPWIALHRICEKHGVGDQFRVHYDPSHSVLMGQDTRSMFQYLKDEGYAFLVDGFHVKGQVVDSKGVSAWGYGGQTMERGDWVNGKPSDNPADHLNAWKKQVALCEHELPGTARHDPLAYLQNRTVDWLDHQLAARELLDIDPAEMYLVVEHEYPPARIQDKEKLKPILAGSIAFTKAIDEAAAAMYALQNEVMPSLGIPVQGVGREAYRS
- the ilvD gene encoding dihydroxy-acid dehydratase, giving the protein MSDDKKNNGAQTSDIMKSGPARAPARSMLRATGLGDDDLARPMVAVVNTWSEVTPCNIHLRALATPVKEGIREAGGTPIEFNTIVVTDGITMGTPGMRASLMSRETICDSIELAVGGHSLDALVILVGCDKTLPAAAMAAARLNLPCVILYGGSIGKGRYKGRDLSIQDVFEAVGAHAAGTIDDEELDGIEKAALPGPGACGGQFTANSMALALTMLGLSPLGLNDIPAVHPGKIGAARQAGRWVMDALAAGRTPDQLITRESLRNAAAATCATAGSTNAVLHLLAVAAEMGVDFELNEWDEISAATPVIADLKPGGKYLAVDMFEAGGTPAVVRRLLAAGKISDTLTVTGRTLGEEAADLAEPESQDVIYDIEHALKPRGGFGVLFGNLAPEGCVVKLAGHGILHFEGPAKVFDSEEATFQAVQTGQVEAGDVVVIRYEGPKGGPGMREMLAVTAAIAGRGLSDSVALITDGRFSGATHGFMVGHVAPEAAMGGPIALVRNGDRITLDVENQEIRVDADLDARRDGFEPLKKPAPAGVYAKYARLVGSASKGAVTVPHGE
- the ilvC gene encoding ketol-acid reductoisomerase: MKLFTTEDVKRDALEGQTLAVLGYGSQGRAHANNLRDSGYNVIIGARPGGPTAKAAEAAGFEVFDFAEATAKAQHISMLVPDMVQPAVFEQIKDHLQDGDTLLFAHGLNVHFGAIEPPKNIDVTMVAPKSPGDLVRRQYQEGRGVPCLRAVYQDASGEAAERALSYAHGLGGTHAGVLDTTFAEETETDLFGEQAVLCGGTAQLVMHGFDTLVEAGYQPEAAYFECLHELKLIVDLLYEGGLDKMYEFISDTAAYGDLVSGPRIIDDSVKARMKDVLTDIQDGTFAKAWMDEYAAGSNGYQAMLTKRRAHPIESTGSKLRDRMSWLAKKNKAQEAA
- the ilvG gene encoding acetolactate synthase 2 catalytic subunit, whose translation is MSLLDKREDTSAEPLTGSQLMIEALKRNGVKEIFGYPGGAIMPLYDALVGSGLKHYLTRHEQGASLAADAYGRVTRRAGVCMATSGPGATNLVTGIANAYMDSVPMVAITGQVASSLIGTDAFQEVDIFGITLPVVKHSFVVRDVSEIPEIMDEAFRIAEGGRPGPVLVDFPKDVSVATHSPSRVTRHASPKPAPVDEAAITAANELLAKARRPLVIAGGGIAISDAIDAFRDFVERTGLPVTATLKSLGSLPTDHERFLGMLGMHGNEAANHAVQNCDLLMVIGGRFDDRVTGKLTHFAPTAQVIHMDIDPAEVSKLRKPDVAIVGELAPALEKLGPAEPPRASWINQCEAWKKEFAWRYDAPGEGIYAPKLLRDMSRMRDDLVVACDVGQHQMWVAQHCRFNDPLQHLTSGGLGTMGYGLPAAMGAKVAKPEAKVVAVCGDGSFMMNVQELATLNRYGIDVRILLLNNAMLGMVRQWQELFFEGNYSEVDLSDNPDFARVAEAFGLISKAIDKPAEVDGGLEWLLADDGQGPRLLHVRIDPMENVWPLVPPGQANHKMMGNR
- a CDS encoding ACT domain-containing protein, encoding MSTATATPIAAAAATDIHQLDLRLRAVEGAVVRALGLIERRGFRLLACEVADACEDGQARFQAMSVRVRSDRPAELLKRQLERLYDVLQVEMKQPGVTHHA
- a CDS encoding 2-isopropylmalate synthase, whose translation is MPDIKIFDTSLRDGEQSPGFSMTHNQKLRVARALADLKVDIIEAGFPAASPGDFAAVQAVAREIEGPTIAALCRTVPRDIEKAGEALLPAKNRRIHTFIATSPIHRRDKLGMDKAEVLKNAVAGVELARSFCDDVEFSAEDGIRTERDYLAEVLAAVIEAGATTVNIPDTVGYSTPQEMTELFRWLSETVPGIGGVTISTHCHNDLGLAVANSLAAVEGGARQIECTLNGVGERAGNCALEEVVMALRTRSDRYACRTNIDTRKLHMASHLLAAVTGNFVPRNKAIVGENAFAHESGIHQHGMLASRETYEIMKPEDVGVLSSQLILGKHSGKHAVIDRARAMGYELAAGEIDGIMAQFKELADAKKRVYDADLEAIITGNQAGGELGPWSLQWLSVVSRVSGEEEPTASLTLAHEDGTTATQTGEGDGPVDAIVKALEAITGMDIEVTNLAMRSISLGEDAQGESTMRARVDGTEYSGHGLSTDIVAACAEALLEIINRASRNNARIEESEPRSHVA